Proteins from one Drosophila gunungcola strain Sukarami chromosome 3R, Dgunungcola_SK_2, whole genome shotgun sequence genomic window:
- the LOC128260475 gene encoding prolyl hydroxylase EGLN3 isoform X2 has protein sequence MITSTTTDYKNFFKHSAHPANAEQFFRELLDKRERRYEDLCRNIISDMNQYGLSVVDDFLGVETGLKILNEVRSMYNAGAFQDGQVVTNQMPDAPSSAVSGDKIRGDKIKWVGGNEPGCSNVWYLTNQIDSVVYRVNTMKDNGILGNYHIRERTRAMVACYPGSGTHYVMHVDNPKKDGRVITAIYYLNINWDARESGGILRIRPTPGTTVADIEPKFDRLIFFWSDIRNPHEVQPAHRTRYAITVWYFDAKEREEALNRAKLENSKTNNVAAQTQAQLAEPDSTTSPPATPAAAAAAPSSSSSLPASMSTGTGALNANVSSNACAAGSEICT, from the exons ATGATAACATCCACGACCACGGActacaaaaactttttcaagcACTCGGCACATCCTGCAAATGCTGAGCAATTTTTCCGGGAACTACTGGACAAGCG TGAGCGCCGCTATGAGGATCTATGCCGGAACATCATCAGCGACATGAACCAGTACGGGTTGTCCGTTGTGGATGATTTCCTGGGCGTGGAGACGGGGCTGAAGATCCTCAACGAGGTTCGGAGCATGTACAACGCAGGCGCTTTTCAAGATGGCCAGGTCGTGACCAACCAGATGCCCGATGCTCCCTCTTCGGCGGTTAGCGGCGACAAGATCCGGGGCGATAAGATCAAGTGGGTTGGTGGCAATGAGCCCGGCTGCAGCAATGTCTGGTATCTGACAAATCAG ATTGACTCTGTGGTGTATCGCGTCAACACGATGAAGGACAATGGTATTCTGGGCAACTATCACATCAGGGAGCGCACGAGGGCGATGGTCGCATGCTACCCAGGATCTGGAACACATTATGTCATGCATGTGGATAATCCTAAAAAGGATGGCCGCGTGATAACGGCCATTTACTACCTGAATATCAATTGGGATGCGCGGGAAAGTGGCGGCATACTGCG AATTCGTCCAACGCCCGGAACAACAGTCGCGGACATTGAACCGAAGTTTGACCGACTGATTTTCTTTTGGTCGGACATTCGCAATCCCCATGAAGTGCAGCCTGCTCATCGCACCCGCTATGCCATCACCGTCTGGTACTTCGATGCCAAGGAGCGCGAGGAGGCTCTCAATAGAGCCAAGCTGGAGAACAGCAAGACGAACAACGTGGCAGCTCAGACCCAAGCCCAGCTGGCTGAACCAGACTCAACCACTAGCCCGCCCGCcactccagcagcagcagcagcagcaccttCATCCTCATCTAGTCTGCCGGCCAGCATGTCCACGGGAACGGGAGCGTTGAATGCCAATGTGTCGAGCAATGCCTGCGCCGCCGGCAGCGAAATATGCACGTAA